In a genomic window of Primulina huaijiensis isolate GDHJ02 chromosome 10, ASM1229523v2, whole genome shotgun sequence:
- the LOC140986718 gene encoding cytochrome b5, which produces MGSDLKVRSFEEVSSHDKIKDCWLIINGKVYDVTPFMDDHPGGDEVLLSATGKDATNDFEDVGHSDSAREMMDKYYIGEVDMSTIPLKHAYVPPTQAPYNPDKTSEFVIKILQFLVPLLILGLAFAVRHYAKEK; this is translated from the exons ATGGGGTCAGATCTGAAAGTTCGCTCATTTGAGGAGGTTTCGAGCCATGACAAGATTAAGGATTGCTGGCTAATTATTAATGGGAAG GTTTATGATGTAACCCCATTCATGGATGATCATCCTGGAGGTGATGAAGTTCTGCTATCAGCAACAG GGAAAGATGCAACCAATGACTTTGAAGACGTTGGACACAGTGATTCCGCTAGGGAAATGATGGACAAATATTACATTGGGGAGGTAGACATGTCAACCATTCCCCTGAAACACGCTTATGTCCCTCCAACACAAGCCCCGTACAATCCGGACAAGACTTCCGAGTTTGTGATTAAGATCTTGCAGTTCCTTGTGCCTCTCTTGATACTGGGCTTGGCCTTTGCTGTCCGTCATTACGCCAAAGAGAAATGA